A stretch of the Marivirga tractuosa DSM 4126 genome encodes the following:
- a CDS encoding ArsO family NAD(P)H-dependent flavin-containing monooxygenase: MLEDKIYDVIIIGGGQSALACGYYLRRTNLEYVILDNQVSCGGAWPHAWDSLTLFSPAEHSSLPGWLMPKSEHEFPTKTEVIDYVCQYEKRYKLPVERPFQVKEVKKEASYFTIITDKSNFYSKTIISATGTFGTPFIPNVPGREIFKGTQLHSAYYQKPEGFTDQKVLIVGEGNSGAQILAEVSKVADTVWTTRKTPEFLPDDVDGRVLFDQASAKYYAEKKGEKFDASKYNLGNIVMVPSVKEARKRDVLHSKGQFKAFTESGVLWVNGKEESFDAVIWCTGFGFATDHLKKIISTDERGKIKTKGTRSVEEENLWLVGYGGWTGFASATLIGVGRSARATIKEIQTTLDGNENYQANL, from the coding sequence ATGCTAGAAGATAAAATCTATGATGTTATAATTATCGGAGGCGGCCAAAGTGCTCTTGCTTGCGGTTACTATCTTCGCAGAACCAATTTAGAGTATGTCATTCTAGATAATCAGGTAAGTTGCGGGGGTGCCTGGCCACATGCTTGGGATTCGTTAACTCTGTTTTCGCCTGCGGAACACAGTTCCTTGCCCGGTTGGCTGATGCCTAAATCAGAACATGAATTTCCAACCAAAACAGAAGTAATTGACTATGTATGTCAATATGAGAAGCGTTATAAATTACCTGTTGAAAGACCTTTTCAAGTAAAAGAAGTCAAAAAAGAAGCTTCTTACTTTACTATAATCACTGATAAATCAAATTTCTACTCCAAAACCATAATCTCAGCTACTGGCACTTTCGGCACCCCATTTATTCCTAATGTTCCTGGTAGAGAAATATTTAAAGGAACACAATTGCATTCGGCATACTATCAAAAGCCAGAAGGCTTTACTGATCAAAAAGTATTGATAGTGGGAGAGGGAAATTCTGGTGCTCAAATTTTGGCTGAAGTTTCCAAAGTGGCTGATACAGTTTGGACTACACGTAAAACTCCTGAATTTTTGCCTGATGATGTAGATGGTAGAGTTTTATTTGATCAAGCATCCGCTAAATATTATGCTGAAAAGAAAGGTGAGAAATTTGATGCTTCAAAATATAATTTAGGAAATATTGTGATGGTACCTTCAGTAAAAGAAGCTCGAAAAAGAGATGTCTTACATTCAAAAGGACAATTTAAAGCATTTACCGAATCAGGAGTGCTTTGGGTAAATGGAAAAGAAGAATCATTTGATGCCGTGATTTGGTGCACTGGTTTTGGTTTTGCCACAGACCATCTAAAAAAGATTATCTCAACGGATGAAAGAGGCAAAATTAAGACTAAAGGTACTCGCTCTGTTGAAGAAGAAAATCTATGGTTAGTGGGTTATGGCGGCTGGACAGGCTTTGCTTCTGCTACTTTGATTGGGGTTGGAAGATCAGCTAGAGCCACCATTAAAGAAATACAAACAACTCTAGATGGAAACGAAAACTATCAAGCTAATTTGTGA
- a CDS encoding Na+/H+ antiporter subunit B: protein MNSFILKNSARIIVPFMLLFSLFLLFRGHNLPGGGFIGGLMAGAAFILDAFAYDVPHSLKKLRLPPAKIMALGLLLAVLSGLLGMILGGGFFKGYWLDIELPLIPKLGTPLLFDIGVYALVWGMVLELALPNIKND, encoded by the coding sequence ATGAATTCATTTATTCTGAAAAATAGCGCCCGAATTATAGTGCCATTTATGCTGCTTTTTTCCCTATTCCTTCTCTTTAGAGGGCATAATTTACCAGGTGGAGGATTCATTGGTGGGCTTATGGCTGGTGCGGCTTTTATACTTGATGCTTTTGCTTATGATGTTCCTCATAGTTTAAAGAAACTGCGATTGCCGCCTGCTAAAATCATGGCACTTGGCTTATTACTAGCGGTCTTAAGTGGTCTATTAGGAATGATTTTAGGAGGAGGATTTTTCAAAGGCTATTGGTTGGACATTGAGCTACCTTTAATTCCAAAACTTGGGACACCTCTTCTTTTTGATATTGGGGTTTATGCTTTGGTATGGGGTATGGTATTAGAATTAGCATTACCTAACATAAAAAACGATTGA
- a CDS encoding DUF6428 family protein: protein MKLIEIKSRLENLSEVKFQLPNGEFVPQHFHITEVGIITRNFIDCGGTMRNEKTVNFQLWEAGDYDHRLGAKKLHDIITLSEDKLGIDDNLEVEVEYQGATIGKYHLDFNGENFVLLNTQTDCLAKDKCGIPESKPKVQLADVSGSSSNSCEPGGGCC from the coding sequence ATGAAACTTATAGAAATCAAATCAAGATTAGAAAACTTAAGCGAAGTCAAATTTCAATTACCAAATGGAGAATTTGTTCCTCAGCATTTTCACATTACAGAAGTAGGCATCATCACGCGCAATTTTATTGATTGTGGCGGTACCATGCGAAATGAAAAGACTGTGAATTTCCAATTATGGGAGGCGGGTGATTATGACCACAGACTGGGAGCTAAAAAACTTCATGATATTATCACCCTATCCGAAGATAAATTAGGCATAGATGATAATTTGGAAGTAGAAGTGGAATATCAAGGCGCAACTATCGGTAAATATCATTTGGACTTCAATGGTGAAAATTTTGTATTGCTTAATACTCAAACAGATTGTTTAGCCAAAGATAAATGTGGAATTCCTGAATCAAAACCGAAAGTGCAATTGGCTGATGTTTCAGGTTCTAGCTCAAATTCATGTGAACCTGGCGGTGGATGTTGCTAA
- a CDS encoding SusC/RagA family TonB-linked outer membrane protein, with protein sequence MKKQYLMMIILFLIGTVSYAQDRVIEGKVVSASDGLPLIGATVVKKGSTSGATTDLDGKFKIELSKPEVLVVSFIGFAEQEIAVNPDQTENLTIRLEEDITKLNEVVVSGLASSVKRSNLGNAVATVSSEELTGMTNQPTMDNALYGKVTGVNITSSSGAPGGGVAMRLRGVTSITGNNQPLFIIDGVYVSNAEIPSGLRNASGANSGNEENASNRIADLAPSDIENIEVLKGPSAAAIYGARANAGVVIITTKRGKRGETRVNLTQDVGFSTIQRKVGIGQRDWTPSLVEEVFGSDEVARYNAAINGRGLVDYEEEIYGETGLITDTKISATGGSENTKFYVGASLRDEEGIIKNTGYTRASIRANIDHQLTDRIKFTTSSNFVNSTTQRGFTGNENEGGLSMGYNMAFTRPWANLYPDEFGNYPDNPNAAGNMLLVRDRAINDEVINRYIQGASIDVSLYETDQSFLKFKWNGGFDSYSLDTYVYVPEYHQAQRGLQNGFIGVGKNSIFNTNNQGFLVWDNYLSGGSIQLTSQVGYTYITFDRDLVYNQATQLIPGQTTLGQSGTQEFDQTLENVKEFGYFAQQELNYEDKIIGTLGIRADKSTLNADQNQFYYFPKASIALNLANFDFWNLDLFNQFKLRAAYGETGSSATFGSLYTSFQAVNIGGSPGVSVGGLRGSEELIPETASEFETGIDVTLLENKLSFTATYYNRNINDLILQRALQPSTGFSLEVTNLADLQNQGLELALNANPVQNENFVWTSTTNFWFNRSEITRLDVPAFAPAGSGFGLGLGTAFIEEGQPVTQLKGTIDGEVVTVGDAEPDFQTSFLNNFTIFKNFDFSFLIHVKQGGSNLNLTTYLTDLAGLTGDLDDPSGEERTSNPNTDRFIEDASYMRLREIALYYRLPESAVSVFNGAVNKIKIGASGRNLWTITPYTGYDPEVSAKGGTGLSTGLDVNPFPSTKQVYFHLALEF encoded by the coding sequence ATGAAAAAACAGTATCTAATGATGATTATTCTGTTCCTGATCGGGACGGTTTCATACGCTCAGGATCGGGTGATAGAAGGAAAGGTGGTAAGCGCCAGTGACGGGTTACCACTGATAGGAGCTACAGTAGTAAAGAAAGGGTCTACTTCTGGTGCTACAACAGACTTAGACGGAAAGTTTAAGATTGAGCTTTCAAAACCAGAAGTGCTCGTTGTTTCTTTTATCGGTTTTGCCGAACAAGAAATCGCTGTAAATCCAGATCAAACTGAAAATTTAACAATACGGCTTGAAGAAGATATCACGAAATTAAATGAAGTGGTAGTTTCAGGCTTGGCTTCAAGTGTGAAAAGATCGAATTTGGGTAATGCTGTAGCTACAGTTTCTTCCGAAGAGTTAACAGGAATGACCAATCAACCGACAATGGACAATGCCCTTTATGGCAAGGTAACTGGAGTAAATATAACTTCCAGCTCAGGAGCGCCAGGTGGTGGTGTTGCCATGAGACTTAGAGGAGTTACTTCTATTACAGGAAATAATCAACCCTTATTTATAATTGATGGTGTTTATGTCAGCAATGCAGAAATCCCAAGTGGATTAAGAAATGCTTCAGGAGCAAATTCAGGAAATGAAGAAAATGCTTCTAACAGAATAGCCGATTTGGCACCTAGTGATATTGAAAATATTGAAGTTTTGAAAGGTCCTTCTGCTGCTGCAATATATGGTGCACGTGCGAATGCTGGTGTTGTAATAATTACTACCAAACGTGGTAAGAGAGGAGAAACTAGAGTAAATTTAACTCAGGATGTAGGTTTCAGTACAATACAAAGAAAAGTAGGTATTGGTCAAAGAGATTGGACGCCTTCCTTAGTTGAAGAAGTATTTGGCTCAGATGAAGTAGCGAGGTATAATGCAGCCATAAATGGACGAGGTTTAGTTGATTATGAAGAAGAAATCTATGGAGAAACCGGTTTAATCACTGATACCAAAATTAGCGCTACTGGGGGCAGTGAAAATACTAAATTCTATGTTGGCGCTTCTTTAAGAGATGAAGAGGGTATCATTAAAAACACTGGTTATACAAGAGCTAGTATCCGAGCTAACATAGACCATCAGTTAACTGATCGAATTAAATTTACAACTTCCAGCAATTTTGTCAATTCTACTACTCAAAGAGGTTTTACGGGAAATGAAAATGAAGGAGGCTTGAGTATGGGATATAATATGGCTTTTACAAGACCATGGGCAAATCTTTATCCTGATGAATTTGGCAATTACCCGGATAATCCAAATGCAGCTGGTAATATGCTATTGGTAAGAGACAGAGCAATTAATGATGAAGTCATTAATCGCTACATACAGGGAGCAAGTATAGATGTAAGCCTGTATGAAACTGACCAATCTTTCTTAAAATTCAAATGGAATGGTGGTTTTGACAGCTACAGTTTAGACACTTATGTGTACGTGCCTGAGTATCACCAAGCACAAAGAGGTCTACAAAACGGATTTATTGGAGTAGGTAAAAACAGTATTTTTAACACTAACAATCAAGGTTTCTTAGTTTGGGACAATTATCTGAGTGGTGGTTCAATTCAATTAACCTCACAAGTGGGATATACCTACATTACGTTTGATAGAGATTTAGTATATAATCAAGCTACACAGTTAATCCCAGGACAAACTACTTTAGGACAATCTGGTACACAAGAGTTTGACCAAACCTTAGAAAACGTCAAGGAATTCGGATATTTTGCTCAGCAAGAACTGAATTATGAAGATAAAATTATTGGTACATTAGGTATCAGAGCTGATAAATCTACCTTGAATGCTGATCAGAATCAATTCTACTACTTCCCTAAAGCATCAATAGCTTTAAACTTAGCTAATTTTGATTTCTGGAATTTAGATTTGTTCAATCAATTTAAATTACGAGCAGCTTATGGTGAAACAGGATCAAGTGCAACCTTTGGTTCATTATACACAAGTTTCCAAGCAGTTAATATTGGCGGTTCACCTGGAGTTTCTGTTGGCGGATTAAGAGGGAGTGAAGAATTAATTCCTGAAACAGCTTCTGAATTTGAAACGGGTATAGATGTAACATTGCTAGAAAACAAATTATCATTCACTGCTACTTATTACAATCGAAATATAAACGATTTGATCCTTCAGAGAGCCTTACAGCCATCAACAGGATTTAGTCTAGAGGTAACGAACCTTGCTGATTTACAAAATCAAGGGTTAGAATTAGCGTTAAATGCAAACCCAGTACAAAATGAAAATTTTGTATGGACATCTACTACAAACTTCTGGTTCAATAGATCAGAAATTACAAGATTAGATGTTCCAGCATTTGCGCCTGCAGGCTCAGGTTTCGGCTTAGGTTTGGGTACTGCTTTTATTGAGGAAGGTCAACCCGTAACTCAACTTAAAGGAACAATTGATGGCGAAGTTGTAACTGTAGGGGATGCAGAACCTGACTTTCAAACTTCATTTCTAAACAACTTTACAATTTTTAAGAATTTTGATTTCAGCTTCTTGATTCATGTAAAACAGGGAGGTAGTAATTTAAACCTCACAACATATTTAACTGATTTAGCCGGCTTAACAGGTGATCTAGATGATCCATCAGGGGAAGAGAGAACATCTAATCCTAATACTGATAGATTTATTGAAGATGCGTCTTACATGAGACTCAGAGAGATCGCATTGTATTATAGATTACCTGAATCTGCTGTCAGCGTATTCAATGGAGCTGTTAATAAAATTAAGATTGGTGCATCTGGTAGAAACCTATGGACAATAACTCCATATACAGGCTATGATCCAGAAGTTTCTGCAAAAGGTGGGACAGGACTTTCAACAGGTTTGGATGTCAACCCTTTCCCTTCTACTAAGCAAGTTTATTTTCACCTAGCCTTAGAATTTTAA
- the arsB gene encoding ACR3 family arsenite efflux transporter codes for MSEATGKKKMAFFERYLSVWVALCIGAGILIGYLAGDDISFLSDMEIYKVNLPIAILIWMMIYPMMLQIDFSSIKGVGKAPKGLIMTVIINWLIKPFTMAFFAWIFFEHLYSAFIAPEMAGEYIAGAILLGAAPCTAMVFVWSYLTDGDPNYTLVQVSVNDLIILVAFIPLVGFLLGITDITIPYGTLAASIIIFVVIPLVAGVITNKILVAQKGEKWFQEVFLPKFKPVSIIALLLTLILLFAFQGPNILDNPIIILLIAVPLILQTYFIFFIAWFAGRKLKLSHAVCSPAAMIGASNFFELAVAVAIALFGLQSPAALVTVVGVLVEVPVMLSLVALANKWKY; via the coding sequence ATGAGTGAAGCCACAGGAAAGAAGAAAATGGCATTTTTTGAACGCTATTTAAGCGTTTGGGTAGCCTTATGTATAGGAGCGGGAATTTTGATAGGGTATTTAGCAGGAGATGACATTTCCTTTTTGAGTGATATGGAAATTTATAAAGTCAATCTCCCAATTGCTATTTTAATATGGATGATGATTTATCCTATGATGCTGCAAATCGATTTCTCCAGTATAAAAGGAGTTGGTAAAGCGCCAAAAGGATTGATCATGACGGTCATTATCAATTGGTTGATCAAGCCTTTCACCATGGCATTTTTTGCCTGGATCTTCTTTGAGCACTTGTACTCCGCTTTTATTGCTCCTGAAATGGCGGGTGAATATATTGCAGGAGCTATCTTGTTAGGTGCAGCACCTTGTACTGCCATGGTTTTTGTCTGGTCCTATTTAACCGATGGTGATCCGAATTACACCTTAGTGCAGGTTTCCGTTAATGACCTCATTATTTTGGTGGCTTTTATTCCTTTGGTTGGTTTTCTTTTGGGTATAACTGACATTACAATTCCTTATGGAACACTAGCAGCAAGCATCATTATTTTCGTTGTCATTCCTTTAGTAGCTGGCGTGATTACCAATAAAATCTTAGTAGCCCAAAAAGGCGAAAAATGGTTTCAGGAAGTGTTTTTACCAAAGTTCAAACCAGTAAGCATCATTGCATTGCTTTTAACCTTGATTTTGCTGTTTGCCTTCCAAGGACCTAATATCTTAGACAATCCAATTATCATTTTACTAATTGCCGTTCCGCTTATTCTTCAAACCTATTTTATATTTTTCATAGCCTGGTTTGCCGGAAGAAAGTTAAAGCTTTCTCATGCCGTTTGTTCGCCAGCAGCCATGATTGGCGCCAGTAATTTCTTTGAACTAGCAGTGGCAGTGGCCATAGCTTTATTCGGGTTGCAAAGTCCTGCCGCATTGGTGACTGTAGTGGGAGTATTAGTAGAAGTTCCTGTTATGCTATCTTTGGTAGCTTTGGCAAATAAGTGGAAGTATTAG
- the mbhE gene encoding hydrogen gas-evolving membrane-bound hydrogenase subunit E, with amino-acid sequence MIICILSIFILAFLVPLFQKFLADKLSFFLSIAPLSIFISLLHLYLTKKSFPISDSLEWNSYFNLELAFYLDGLSFLFSLLISGIGFLIYIYAGFYMKDAKHKGRFFMILTLFMGAMLGLVLADNWLSILVFWELTSITSFLLIGHNNEKKSARYAAWQGLLITAFGGLALLAGLVLTGIVTDEYTISNLSQHHELLTHHTLYIPILLCVAVGAFTKSAQFPFHFWLPNAMAAPTPVSAYLHSATMVKAGIYFFARFSPILGGTVEWQMLLSSIGGITMIVGAIMAFKSDNIKKLLAYSTISALGIMTMAYGIGTETAVFAGTVYIIAHALYKSTLFMMAGILDKQTGTKKISEFPKLLYKKLPVAFVIVCLAAFSFAGIAPFFGFVAKELLLEMVLHSSLLSSFYIAAVLITSVFFVAVFFVLTHKAFFSKEVKGELKKVHKGIFVAPLVTALAGLAFGIFPDTLSHSISKASATIFPTFEAKHLALWHGFNDAFYLSLLSILLGTAIYFTSLKLNWKLKLSFFTSLQPSKIYDRLFKGIISLGKWQTSKIQTGYLRNYAMVTLLVILILTGYTFLFKAGIRIDTAAIDVYFFELILGLIVLIALGFTLFTRSNISALLSLSVVGIAISIIFLEAGAPDLAITFILIDALTITVFVLILHKLPKKMLRKRNSARVRDAIIALGTGLLITLILFSITYDPLNSKLKEFYAENSYSAAKGKNMVNVILVDFRVLDTLGEISVLAIAALGVFALVNYSKNRKSL; translated from the coding sequence ATGATAATATGTATCCTTTCTATTTTTATTTTAGCTTTTTTGGTGCCTTTGTTCCAAAAATTTCTTGCTGATAAATTATCATTCTTTCTCTCAATTGCACCGCTTTCCATTTTCATTTCGCTTTTGCACCTCTATTTAACCAAAAAATCTTTTCCAATTTCTGATAGCTTGGAGTGGAATTCTTATTTCAATTTAGAATTAGCATTCTATTTAGATGGTTTAAGTTTTCTCTTTAGTCTTTTAATTAGCGGAATAGGGTTTTTGATCTATATCTATGCTGGATTTTATATGAAGGATGCTAAACATAAGGGTCGGTTCTTTATGATATTGACGCTCTTTATGGGAGCAATGTTAGGCTTAGTATTAGCAGATAATTGGTTAAGTATTTTAGTATTTTGGGAATTGACCAGCATTACCTCATTTTTATTGATTGGGCACAATAACGAAAAAAAGTCGGCTCGCTATGCTGCTTGGCAAGGATTGCTTATAACTGCTTTTGGAGGACTGGCTCTTTTAGCTGGATTGGTTTTAACTGGAATAGTAACGGATGAATACACTATTTCAAACCTTAGCCAGCATCATGAGCTACTGACTCATCATACACTTTACATTCCTATCTTACTTTGCGTAGCAGTAGGGGCTTTTACGAAATCAGCACAATTCCCATTTCATTTTTGGTTGCCCAATGCAATGGCAGCGCCTACACCAGTTAGTGCTTATTTGCACTCTGCCACTATGGTGAAAGCTGGGATTTATTTTTTCGCTAGGTTTTCTCCGATTTTGGGCGGAACTGTTGAATGGCAAATGTTACTTTCATCCATTGGAGGGATTACCATGATAGTTGGGGCAATTATGGCTTTCAAATCCGATAATATCAAAAAGCTACTGGCTTACTCTACGATTAGTGCCTTAGGAATTATGACAATGGCTTATGGAATAGGAACGGAAACAGCTGTTTTCGCTGGAACGGTTTATATTATTGCTCATGCACTTTATAAATCTACGCTATTCATGATGGCGGGTATTTTAGATAAACAAACTGGGACAAAGAAGATCAGTGAGTTTCCCAAATTGCTTTATAAAAAACTTCCTGTGGCTTTTGTCATTGTTTGTTTGGCAGCCTTTTCTTTTGCTGGGATCGCCCCATTTTTTGGTTTCGTAGCTAAAGAATTGCTTTTAGAAATGGTTTTGCATAGTTCCCTGCTTTCATCGTTTTACATTGCTGCAGTGCTTATCACTTCAGTGTTCTTTGTAGCAGTATTTTTTGTATTAACCCATAAAGCTTTCTTTAGTAAGGAAGTAAAAGGCGAGCTTAAGAAAGTTCATAAGGGTATTTTTGTTGCGCCACTTGTCACCGCTCTAGCTGGATTAGCTTTCGGTATTTTTCCAGATACATTATCACATTCAATTTCTAAAGCCTCTGCTACTATTTTTCCAACTTTTGAAGCCAAGCATTTGGCTTTATGGCATGGGTTTAACGATGCTTTCTATTTGAGTTTGTTGTCCATTTTGTTAGGAACCGCAATATATTTTACAAGCTTAAAGCTGAATTGGAAATTAAAGTTGAGTTTTTTCACATCACTACAGCCTTCAAAAATATATGATAGGTTGTTTAAGGGCATCATATCTTTAGGGAAATGGCAAACTAGTAAAATTCAAACAGGCTACTTGCGAAATTATGCCATGGTAACCTTACTGGTTATTTTGATATTGACTGGCTATACATTTCTTTTCAAAGCAGGAATTAGAATCGATACAGCAGCGATTGACGTCTATTTTTTCGAGCTGATATTAGGCTTAATAGTCCTGATAGCTTTAGGATTTACGTTATTTACACGATCTAACATTTCAGCTCTGTTATCATTATCAGTAGTTGGGATTGCCATTTCAATCATATTTTTGGAAGCGGGTGCTCCTGATTTAGCGATCACATTCATTCTGATTGATGCTTTGACCATCACTGTTTTTGTACTTATTCTGCATAAGCTGCCCAAGAAAATGCTACGAAAGCGAAACTCTGCCAGAGTAAGAGATGCAATTATTGCTTTAGGAACAGGTCTTTTGATAACCTTAATTCTATTTTCAATTACCTACGATCCTTTAAACTCTAAGCTAAAGGAATTCTATGCTGAAAACAGCTATTCAGCTGCAAAAGGGAAAAACATGGTCAATGTTATCTTAGTTGATTTTAGAGTGTTGGATACCTTAGGTGAAATATCTGTTTTGGCAATTGCCGCACTAGGCGTTTTCGCATTAGTGAATTATTCAAAAAATAGAAAATCGCTATGA
- a CDS encoding arsenate-mycothiol transferase ArsC — MFQKLTDYIGKLDPNFIPAERKEVLGSFIDYIQEKINSGLHISLNFICTHNSRRSHLSQIWAQTMTEHFQLNQVTCYSGGTAATAIYPMVIKVLEEAGFETVQLSKEDNPVFAIKYNADSHPIIAFSKTCDHPFNPSIGFAALMTCSDADENCPFIPGTEKRIALNYEDPKAFDDSPLQKSKYEERSRQIATELFYVFSKIKKP, encoded by the coding sequence ATGTTCCAGAAACTAACTGATTACATCGGAAAATTAGATCCGAACTTTATTCCAGCGGAGAGAAAGGAAGTACTGGGGTCTTTTATTGATTATATACAGGAGAAGATCAATTCAGGGCTCCATATATCCCTGAATTTTATTTGTACCCACAACTCTCGCAGAAGCCATCTTTCTCAAATTTGGGCTCAAACAATGACAGAGCATTTCCAATTGAATCAAGTTACTTGCTACTCTGGCGGAACAGCTGCTACAGCTATATATCCAATGGTGATAAAAGTTTTGGAAGAAGCTGGTTTTGAAACTGTTCAACTTTCTAAAGAAGATAATCCAGTTTTTGCAATAAAATACAATGCGGATAGTCATCCTATCATTGCTTTTTCAAAGACTTGCGATCATCCATTTAATCCATCTATTGGTTTTGCCGCCTTGATGACTTGCTCGGATGCAGATGAAAATTGTCCTTTCATACCAGGGACGGAAAAAAGAATTGCTTTAAATTATGAAGACCCAAAAGCTTTTGATGACAGTCCGCTTCAAAAAAGTAAATATGAAGAAAGAAGTCGTCAAATTGCAACTGAACTTTTTTACGTATTCTCTAAAATTAAGAAGCCATGA
- a CDS encoding ArsR/SmtB family transcription factor codes for MGVTKSNLFTEEQNDLANVAKAFAHPARIAIIQYLLKSNACINGHLVAELGLAQATISQHLRALKDIGIIQGTIEGVSVSYCINPKRWEEVKNLFSDIFELYKNPNQQNCC; via the coding sequence ATGGGCGTAACAAAATCAAATTTATTCACAGAAGAGCAAAATGACTTAGCAAATGTGGCAAAAGCATTTGCACATCCGGCTCGCATTGCCATTATTCAATATTTATTGAAATCCAATGCCTGTATCAACGGACATTTAGTGGCGGAGCTCGGTTTAGCACAGGCTACCATCAGTCAGCATTTACGCGCTTTGAAAGATATTGGTATAATTCAAGGTACCATTGAGGGTGTATCAGTAAGTTACTGCATAAATCCCAAGCGCTGGGAGGAAGTAAAAAATCTTTTCAGCGATATTTTTGAGTTATATAAAAATCCGAATCAGCAGAACTGCTGCTGA
- a CDS encoding NADH-quinone oxidoreductase subunit K, translating to MEFLLSILVGLLFSAGIYLLLHRDFVKLVIGIVIIGNATALFIFVAGRIVRENAPFIQEDGMPPEVFADPVPQALILTALVIGFGIQAFALILFKKVYDLPKVDQIDDLKK from the coding sequence ATGGAGTTTTTATTATCCATATTGGTTGGGCTACTTTTCTCAGCAGGAATTTATCTATTGTTGCACAGAGATTTTGTGAAGTTGGTCATCGGCATAGTTATTATTGGAAATGCTACCGCACTGTTCATTTTTGTGGCAGGAAGAATCGTGCGTGAAAATGCACCTTTTATTCAAGAGGATGGAATGCCACCAGAGGTTTTTGCAGATCCAGTTCCGCAGGCATTGATTCTTACGGCTTTAGTGATTGGTTTCGGGATTCAAGCCTTTGCATTAATTCTTTTCAAGAAAGTTTATGACTTGCCGAAAGTGGATCAAATTGATGACCTAAAAAAATAA